The Saccharomonospora glauca K62 genome has a segment encoding these proteins:
- a CDS encoding dihydrolipoyl dehydrogenase family protein, producing MTEHTVDGLPETVDVVVIGGGPAGENVAARVVRGGLSAALVEHERLGGECSYWACIPSKALLRPGNALAAARRVPGVASVGRIDEHAVFARRDKFVSEWDDGGQVAWAEGAGVTVVRGRGRLSGEREVTVDGGAVLRANHAVVVCTGSVPVIPNVEGLADVPVWTSRDATSASWVPESLAVVGGGVVGVEMAQAWARLGSRVDLLVRDDRLLTRMPRFAGEAVAEGLRADGVRVRFGVEVRRTSAVDGGARVELDGGEAVTVERLLVATGRRPATSDLGLERVGLTPGRPLEVDDTGLVSGVDGRWLYAAGDVTGRAPVTHQGKYEARVVGDVVVARARGERVSLKPWARYAMTADHHAVTQVVFTDPEVASVGPAEPAEPSHRAVDLPIDVAGASLHAEGYEGRARLVVDTDREVVVGATFVGQDVAELLHAATIAVVGEVPLRRLWHAVPAFPTISEVWLRLLEEYGL from the coding sequence ATGACGGAGCACACTGTGGACGGACTTCCCGAGACCGTCGACGTCGTCGTGATCGGTGGTGGTCCCGCCGGTGAGAACGTCGCCGCGAGGGTGGTGCGGGGTGGTCTGAGCGCGGCCCTGGTGGAGCACGAGCGGCTCGGCGGCGAGTGCTCGTATTGGGCGTGCATTCCGAGCAAGGCGTTGCTGCGGCCCGGCAACGCGCTGGCCGCCGCCCGGCGGGTGCCGGGGGTTGCGAGCGTGGGCCGGATCGACGAGCACGCCGTGTTCGCGCGGCGGGACAAGTTCGTGTCGGAGTGGGACGACGGCGGGCAGGTCGCGTGGGCCGAGGGCGCCGGGGTCACCGTCGTGCGGGGCCGTGGTCGACTGTCGGGGGAGCGGGAGGTCACCGTGGACGGTGGCGCCGTCCTACGGGCGAACCACGCGGTGGTGGTGTGCACCGGCAGTGTGCCGGTGATCCCGAACGTGGAGGGGCTGGCCGACGTGCCGGTGTGGACCTCGCGCGACGCCACCTCGGCGTCGTGGGTTCCCGAGTCCCTGGCGGTGGTGGGCGGTGGCGTGGTGGGCGTGGAGATGGCTCAGGCGTGGGCCCGGCTGGGCTCTCGCGTGGACCTGCTCGTGCGCGACGATCGCCTGCTGACGAGGATGCCGCGGTTCGCCGGTGAGGCGGTGGCCGAGGGACTACGGGCCGACGGGGTGCGGGTCCGCTTCGGGGTCGAGGTCCGGCGCACCTCGGCGGTCGACGGGGGAGCGCGGGTCGAGCTGGACGGCGGTGAGGCCGTCACGGTGGAGCGACTGCTCGTGGCCACGGGGCGGCGGCCCGCCACGTCGGACCTCGGGCTGGAGCGGGTGGGCCTCACGCCGGGACGCCCCCTGGAGGTGGACGACACCGGCCTGGTCTCGGGAGTGGACGGCCGGTGGCTCTACGCGGCGGGGGACGTCACGGGGCGCGCTCCCGTGACGCATCAGGGCAAGTACGAGGCGCGCGTCGTGGGTGACGTCGTTGTAGCCCGTGCCCGAGGGGAACGCGTGAGCCTTAAGCCGTGGGCCCGCTACGCCATGACGGCCGATCACCATGCCGTCACGCAGGTGGTGTTCACCGACCCCGAGGTGGCGAGCGTGGGCCCGGCGGAGCCCGCGGAACCGTCGCATCGCGCCGTGGACCTCCCCATCGACGTGGCCGGTGCCTCGCTGCACGCCGAGGGCTACGAGGGACGTGCCCGGCTGGTGGTGGACACCGACCGGGAGGTGGTGGTCGGAGCGACGTTCGTCGGCCAGGACGTCGCGGAGCTGCTGCACGCGGCCACGATCGCCGTGGTCGGCGAGGTGCCGTTGCGGCGGTTGTGGCACGCCGTACCGGCGTTTCCCACGATCAGCGAGGTGTGGCTGCGGCTGCTGGAGGAGTACGGCTTGTGA
- a CDS encoding DUF3145 domain-containing protein — protein MSTRGVVYVHSSPSAVCPHVEWAISGALGTRVELRWTAQPAAPGQLRAECDWRAPAGTGGKLAAALKAWPMVRFEITEEPSYGVDGQRFCYVPGLGLWHARTSANGDIVVGEDRLRTLVSKSRAGEQLAHELDKLLGSSWDEALEPFRHAGDGAPVTWLHQVG, from the coding sequence GTGAGCACTCGTGGCGTGGTGTACGTCCACTCGTCGCCGTCTGCGGTTTGCCCGCACGTCGAGTGGGCGATTTCCGGTGCGCTCGGCACCAGGGTGGAGCTGCGGTGGACTGCGCAGCCCGCCGCTCCGGGGCAGCTACGTGCCGAGTGCGATTGGCGCGCGCCCGCAGGTACCGGTGGCAAGCTCGCCGCCGCCCTGAAGGCTTGGCCGATGGTGCGGTTCGAGATCACCGAGGAGCCGAGCTACGGGGTGGACGGGCAGCGGTTCTGCTACGTGCCAGGGCTGGGCCTGTGGCATGCCCGGACCAGCGCCAACGGCGACATCGTCGTCGGGGAGGACCGGCTGCGCACCCTCGTGTCGAAGAGCCGTGCCGGCGAACAGCTCGCGCACGAACTCGACAAGCTGCTCGGTTCGAGCTGGGACGAAGCGCTGGAACCCTTTCGGCACGCCGGCGACGGCGCCCCGGTGACCTGGCTGCATCAGGTGGGTTGA
- a CDS encoding beta-ketoacyl-[acyl-carrier-protein] synthase family protein produces MSNIDVVITGLGATTPLGGDAPSTWDALLAGRSGVRRLEADWIDEVDLPVKIGAVLAEEPTEKIPRVQARRLDRCEQVALLAAREAWADAGFQPPTEESQDVEPERLGVSIGSGIGGPVTMLKQDDLLEQHGIRKVSPLTVPMLMPNGPAAHVGIDLKARAGVHSPASACASGAEGIAVGVQMIQSGRADVVIAGGAEACIAPITIAGFAQARTVSTRNDEPERASRPFDTDRDGFVLGEGAGAVVLERADRAAARGARVYARLGGYGITSDAYHITGNHPDGVGQIAAMENAIRMAGLTASDVGHVNAHATSTVVGDVGEAAAIRKAIGDHPVVTAPKSALGHLVGGAGAVESIVTILSIYHGIVPATLNLENQDPKVELDVVSGEPRKIDLTAAISNSFGFGGHNTALLFTKA; encoded by the coding sequence ATGAGCAACATCGACGTCGTGATCACCGGCCTCGGGGCCACCACTCCGCTCGGTGGGGACGCCCCCTCGACCTGGGACGCGCTGCTGGCGGGCCGGAGCGGCGTCCGCCGTCTCGAAGCCGACTGGATCGACGAGGTCGACCTGCCGGTGAAGATCGGCGCCGTGCTCGCCGAGGAACCGACGGAGAAGATCCCGCGCGTGCAGGCCCGCAGGCTCGACCGTTGCGAGCAGGTGGCCCTGCTCGCCGCGCGCGAGGCGTGGGCCGACGCCGGTTTCCAACCGCCCACCGAAGAGTCGCAGGACGTCGAGCCCGAGCGGCTCGGCGTCTCGATCGGCTCCGGGATCGGCGGTCCCGTCACGATGCTGAAGCAGGACGACCTGTTGGAGCAGCACGGCATCCGCAAGGTGTCGCCGCTGACGGTGCCGATGCTGATGCCCAACGGGCCCGCGGCACACGTGGGCATCGACCTGAAGGCCCGAGCCGGGGTGCACTCCCCGGCCTCGGCATGCGCCTCGGGAGCCGAGGGGATCGCGGTCGGAGTCCAGATGATCCAGTCGGGTCGAGCCGACGTCGTGATCGCGGGTGGTGCGGAGGCCTGCATCGCGCCGATCACCATCGCCGGTTTCGCGCAGGCACGCACCGTCTCCACACGCAACGACGAACCGGAACGGGCCTCACGGCCGTTCGACACCGACCGCGACGGCTTCGTTCTCGGCGAGGGCGCGGGTGCGGTGGTCTTGGAGCGCGCCGACCGGGCGGCCGCGCGGGGCGCGCGGGTGTACGCGCGACTGGGGGGCTACGGCATCACCTCGGACGCCTACCACATCACCGGGAACCACCCCGACGGCGTCGGGCAGATAGCCGCGATGGAGAACGCCATCCGGATGGCGGGTCTCACGGCCTCCGACGTGGGCCACGTCAACGCTCACGCCACGTCCACCGTCGTCGGTGACGTCGGTGAGGCCGCGGCGATTCGCAAGGCCATCGGCGACCACCCGGTGGTGACGGCTCCGAAGAGCGCGCTCGGACACCTGGTGGGTGGCGCCGGTGCCGTCGAGAGCATCGTGACGATCCTCTCGATCTACCACGGCATCGTGCCCGCGACGTTGAACCTGGAGAACCAGGACCCGAAGGTCGAACTGGACGTCGTGTCCGGCGAGCCGCGCAAGATCGACCTGACGGCGGCCATCAGCAACTCGTTCGGCTTCGGGGGCCACAACACCGCCTTGTTGTTCACGAAGGCGTAA
- a CDS encoding acyl carrier protein, with amino-acid sequence MADKNEILAGLGEIVEEVAGVSADDVTAEKSFVDDLDIDSLSMVEIAVQAEDKFGVKIPDDELANLKTVGDAVDYVAANAK; translated from the coding sequence GTGGCAGACAAGAACGAGATCCTGGCCGGCCTCGGCGAGATCGTCGAGGAGGTCGCCGGTGTGTCCGCCGACGACGTGACCGCCGAGAAGTCCTTCGTGGACGACCTCGACATCGACTCGCTGTCGATGGTCGAGATCGCCGTGCAGGCCGAGGACAAGTTCGGTGTGAAGATCCCGGACGACGAGCTGGCCAACCTGAAGACGGTGGGCGACGCCGTGGACTACGTCGCGGCCAACGCGAAGTAG
- a CDS encoding beta-ketoacyl-ACP synthase III — MTRPTLSLAQGAKATRVLGVGSTQPDRIVTNDELSQHLDTSDQWIRERVGIIERRFAAEDERLVDMAVTAGAKALADAGVAPSEVDTVIVPNCSLPAPIPNAAAQVADRIGIKAAGAFDLNAACAGFCYGLGVASDLIRAGSAKKVLVIGAEKLTDVVDPTDRSTAIIFADGAGAALVGPSDEPGIGPVAWGSAGDLVDMIYMRDNRYIHQEGQPVFRWATTQIAPVAMRAVELAGLELSDIDVLIPHQANLRIVDAIAKRLRAKGAREDMVVADDIRYSGNTSSASIPIALDHMRAAGTVKRGDIVLAVGFGAGLSYAGQVLVCP; from the coding sequence ATGACCCGGCCGACACTCTCCCTGGCCCAAGGCGCGAAGGCGACCCGAGTGCTCGGCGTGGGTAGCACCCAGCCCGACCGGATCGTCACGAACGACGAGCTCTCGCAGCACCTGGACACCAGCGACCAGTGGATTCGCGAGCGCGTGGGCATCATCGAACGCCGTTTCGCCGCCGAGGACGAACGACTGGTCGACATGGCCGTCACCGCGGGTGCCAAGGCACTCGCCGACGCCGGGGTCGCCCCGTCGGAGGTCGACACGGTGATCGTGCCGAACTGCTCGCTGCCCGCCCCGATCCCCAACGCGGCGGCCCAGGTGGCCGACCGCATCGGCATCAAGGCCGCGGGTGCGTTCGACCTCAACGCCGCGTGCGCGGGCTTCTGCTACGGGCTCGGAGTGGCGTCGGACCTCATCCGCGCCGGGTCCGCGAAGAAGGTGCTCGTCATCGGCGCGGAGAAGCTCACCGACGTCGTCGACCCCACCGACCGCTCGACGGCGATCATCTTCGCCGACGGCGCGGGGGCGGCCCTGGTCGGTCCCTCCGACGAGCCGGGCATCGGCCCCGTGGCGTGGGGCAGCGCGGGCGACCTCGTGGACATGATCTACATGCGGGACAACCGCTACATCCACCAGGAGGGCCAGCCGGTGTTCCGCTGGGCGACGACGCAGATCGCCCCCGTCGCCATGCGGGCCGTCGAACTGGCCGGCCTGGAGCTGTCCGACATCGACGTGCTCATCCCGCACCAGGCGAACCTGCGTATCGTCGATGCCATCGCCAAGCGACTGCGCGCCAAGGGCGCACGGGAGGACATGGTGGTGGCCGACGACATCCGCTACTCGGGCAACACGTCGTCGGCGTCCATCCCGATCGCCTTGGACCACATGCGCGCCGCGGGCACCGTGAAGCGCGGGGACATCGTGTTGGCCGTCGGCTTCGGGGCGGGTCTGTCCTACGCGGGGCAAGTGCTCGTCTGCCCTTGA
- a CDS encoding ACP S-malonyltransferase: protein MTTALLCPGQGSQTPGMLTPWLELDGARDRVAQWSKNTGLDLVRLGTEGTAEEIQDTAVAQPLIVAASLLAYEYLPADVTADAPVAGHSVGELAAAAVAGVLTADEAVALAAVRGTEMAAACAVEPTSMAAVMLGDPDEVVAWLHEHGLEAANRNGAGQIVASGAADAIEKIVAEPLPGTKVRALKVAGAFHTKYMAPAEEALRGHADKITPSDPTRPLLSNVDGKVVTSGEEYLRRLVSQVTRPVRWDLTMQGLAELGVDRTIELPPAGTLTGLVRRELKGTVTTPFALKTPTQLEELA from the coding sequence GTGACCACCGCTCTCCTCTGCCCCGGACAGGGCTCCCAGACCCCCGGCATGCTGACGCCTTGGCTCGAACTCGACGGAGCGCGCGACCGCGTCGCGCAGTGGTCGAAGAACACCGGACTCGACCTGGTGAGGCTCGGCACCGAGGGAACCGCCGAGGAAATCCAGGACACCGCGGTCGCCCAGCCGCTCATCGTCGCCGCGTCGCTGCTGGCCTACGAGTACCTGCCGGCCGACGTGACCGCCGACGCCCCGGTGGCGGGCCACTCCGTCGGCGAGCTGGCCGCCGCCGCCGTCGCCGGTGTGCTGACGGCGGACGAGGCCGTGGCGCTGGCTGCCGTGCGGGGAACCGAGATGGCCGCGGCGTGCGCGGTCGAACCGACGAGCATGGCCGCCGTGATGCTCGGCGACCCCGACGAGGTGGTGGCCTGGCTGCACGAGCACGGACTGGAGGCGGCCAACCGCAACGGCGCCGGCCAGATCGTCGCCTCGGGCGCCGCCGACGCCATCGAGAAGATCGTGGCCGAGCCGCTGCCCGGCACCAAGGTGCGGGCCTTGAAGGTGGCGGGCGCGTTCCACACGAAGTACATGGCCCCCGCCGAGGAGGCGCTGCGCGGCCACGCCGACAAGATCACCCCCTCCGACCCCACCCGGCCCCTGCTGTCGAACGTCGACGGCAAGGTGGTCACCAGCGGCGAGGAGTACCTGCGCAGGCTGGTCTCGCAGGTGACCCGCCCGGTGCGGTGGGACCTGACGATGCAGGGCCTCGCCGAGCTCGGCGTCGACCGGACCATCGAACTGCCTCCCGCCGGGACGCTGACCGGGCTCGTCAGGCGAGAGCTCAAGGGCACGGTGACCACCCCGTTCGCTCTGAAGACGCCTACGCAACTCGAGGAGCTGGCATGA
- a CDS encoding PucR family transcriptional regulator — protein MSTEPSSPLDQPALPRHELSEATLRALERASGRLARASVAAIEERLPWFARLPADQRASVLLITQAGAAGFVRWMRDSQEALKLTTEAFRSAPRELSRWISLRQTVEIVRLAVDVFEEQLPRFAADEAERAALTEGILRYGREIAFAAANSYAAAAEARGAWDARLEALVVDGVVRGDAEESVLSRAAALGWDPAAGATVLVGNPPSDDPPSVVFEVRSKAARVGRPVLLGVQGSRLVVVVAGPTEGTPKDEEVLPTLATAFAEGPVVAGPTVDSLAEAHRSAAEALSGLRAVVGWPAAPRPTRSIDLLPERALAGDAEAERVLVNEIAKPLEEAGPALLETIETYLETGGVLETCARQLFVHPNTVRYRLKKATELTGRNAADPRDALVLRTALTVGRLARSRGLW, from the coding sequence ATGTCCACTGAGCCGTCGTCACCCTTGGATCAGCCCGCCCTCCCTCGGCACGAGCTGTCCGAGGCCACGCTGCGTGCGCTCGAACGGGCCTCCGGAAGGCTCGCCAGGGCCAGTGTGGCCGCCATCGAGGAACGTCTACCCTGGTTCGCCAGGTTGCCCGCCGACCAGCGCGCGAGCGTGCTGCTGATCACCCAGGCCGGAGCGGCCGGGTTCGTCCGCTGGATGCGCGACTCGCAGGAGGCGTTGAAGCTCACCACCGAGGCGTTCCGTTCGGCACCGAGGGAGTTGTCGCGCTGGATCAGCCTCCGCCAGACCGTGGAGATCGTGCGACTCGCGGTGGACGTGTTCGAGGAACAACTGCCCCGCTTCGCCGCCGACGAGGCCGAACGGGCCGCGCTGACCGAGGGCATCCTCCGCTACGGCAGGGAGATCGCGTTCGCCGCCGCCAACTCCTACGCCGCCGCCGCCGAGGCCAGAGGCGCGTGGGACGCGCGGCTGGAGGCGCTCGTGGTCGACGGCGTCGTCCGCGGTGACGCCGAGGAATCGGTGTTGTCACGGGCCGCGGCCCTGGGATGGGACCCGGCCGCGGGCGCCACCGTGCTCGTGGGCAATCCCCCCTCGGACGATCCGCCGTCGGTGGTGTTCGAGGTGCGTAGCAAGGCCGCCAGGGTGGGCAGACCGGTGCTGCTGGGGGTCCAGGGCTCACGCCTGGTCGTGGTGGTGGCCGGTCCGACGGAGGGCACCCCCAAGGACGAGGAGGTGCTGCCCACGCTGGCCACCGCGTTCGCGGAGGGCCCCGTGGTCGCCGGACCCACCGTGGACAGCCTCGCCGAGGCGCACCGCAGCGCGGCGGAGGCACTGTCCGGGCTGCGCGCCGTGGTCGGCTGGCCCGCGGCTCCCCGGCCCACGCGCTCGATCGACCTGCTGCCCGAACGCGCGCTCGCGGGCGACGCCGAGGCGGAGCGGGTCCTCGTGAACGAGATCGCGAAGCCACTGGAAGAGGCGGGACCGGCGCTGCTGGAGACGATCGAGACCTATCTGGAGACCGGCGGCGTACTCGAGACGTGTGCGCGCCAGTTGTTCGTTCACCCCAACACCGTGCGCTACCGGTTGAAGAAGGCGACCGAACTCACCGGTCGCAACGCGGCCGACCCCCGCGACGCACTCGTGTTGCGGACGGCCCTGACCGTGGGCAGGTTGGCGCGCTCGCGTGGGCTGTGGTGA
- the aceE gene encoding pyruvate dehydrogenase (acetyl-transferring), homodimeric type, translated as MAPQNDEAGRGATAGASGQGAPARVRVIRDGLAAHLPDIDPEETSEWLDSFDAALARGGQQRARYLLLRMLERARERNVGVPPLTTTDYVNTIPTENEPWFPGDEEIERRYRAFIRWNAAIMVHRAQRPGVGVGGHISTYASSAALYEVGFNHFFRGKDHSGGGDQIFIQGHASPGIYARAFLEGRLTAEQLDGFRQEFSHAGAGGGLPSYPHPRLMPDFWEYPTVSMGLGPMNAIYQARFNRYLHARGIKDTSDQHVWAFLGDGEMDEPESRGLVHVAAGEGLDNLTFVINCNLQRLDGPVRGNGKIIQELEAFFRGAGWNVIKVIWGREWDALLHADRDGALVNLMNQTPDGDYQTYKANDGAYVREHFFGRDPRTKALVENLTDEQIWNLKRGGHDYRKVYAAYKAAMEHHGQPTVILAHTIKGYGLGPAFEGRNATHQMKKLTLDDLKLFRDAQRIPISDKELERDPKLPPYYHPGEDAPEIQYMKGRRQALGGYLPERRSNAKPLVLPGDKVYEAIRKGSGKQDVATTMAFVRLVRELAKDPEIGHRIVPIIPDEARTFGLDSMFPTAKIYNPQGQNYTSVDAQLMLAYKESEQGQILHEGINEAGSTASFTAAGTSYATHGEPMIPIYIFYSMFGFQRTGDGLYAAADQMARGFVLGATAGRTTLTGEGLQHADGHSHLLATTNPGVVAYDPAWSFEIAHIVRDGLRRMYGETGPDGNGENVMYYLTVYNEPYQQPAEPENLDVEGLLKGLYRYRTAPEGDGPKAQILVSGVLMPEALRAQDLLAEEWGVRADVWSATSWSELRREAVEVDRDNFLHPADTPRVPYVTQKLSEAEGPVVAVSDWMRAVPDLIRPWVPTDMLTLGTDGFGFSDTRPAARRHFLVDAESVVVGVLTMLARRGEIPRDRVVEAARKYRIHDVMAAGPQTSDSGVA; from the coding sequence TTGGCCCCCCAGAACGACGAGGCCGGGCGCGGCGCCACCGCTGGCGCCTCCGGCCAGGGAGCACCGGCGCGTGTCCGCGTCATCCGCGACGGACTGGCGGCGCACTTGCCTGACATCGACCCGGAGGAGACGTCCGAATGGCTCGACTCCTTCGACGCCGCATTGGCGAGGGGCGGTCAACAGCGCGCGAGGTATTTGTTGCTGAGGATGCTGGAGCGCGCCCGTGAGCGCAACGTGGGCGTGCCCCCGCTCACCACCACCGACTACGTCAACACCATCCCCACGGAGAACGAGCCGTGGTTCCCCGGTGACGAGGAGATCGAACGCCGCTACCGCGCGTTCATCCGCTGGAACGCCGCGATCATGGTCCACCGGGCCCAGCGACCGGGCGTGGGCGTCGGTGGTCACATCTCGACCTACGCTTCCTCCGCCGCGCTCTACGAGGTGGGCTTCAACCACTTCTTCCGGGGCAAGGACCACTCGGGTGGCGGCGACCAGATCTTCATCCAGGGTCACGCGTCCCCCGGTATCTACGCGAGGGCCTTCCTGGAGGGAAGGCTCACCGCCGAGCAGCTCGACGGGTTCCGGCAGGAGTTCTCCCACGCCGGCGCGGGCGGCGGGCTGCCGTCGTACCCGCACCCGAGGCTGATGCCGGACTTCTGGGAGTACCCCACGGTGTCGATGGGCCTCGGCCCGATGAACGCGATCTACCAGGCGCGGTTCAACCGCTACCTGCATGCGCGCGGCATCAAGGACACCAGCGACCAGCACGTGTGGGCGTTCCTCGGCGACGGCGAGATGGACGAGCCCGAGTCGCGCGGCCTCGTCCACGTGGCCGCCGGTGAGGGCCTGGACAACCTCACGTTCGTCATCAACTGCAACCTGCAGCGACTCGACGGCCCCGTCCGCGGCAACGGCAAGATCATCCAGGAACTGGAGGCCTTTTTCCGTGGCGCGGGCTGGAACGTGATCAAGGTCATCTGGGGTCGCGAGTGGGACGCGCTGCTGCACGCCGACCGCGACGGCGCCCTGGTGAACCTCATGAACCAGACGCCCGACGGCGACTACCAGACGTACAAGGCCAACGACGGCGCGTACGTGCGGGAGCACTTCTTCGGGCGGGACCCGCGCACGAAGGCCCTCGTCGAGAACCTCACCGACGAGCAGATCTGGAACCTCAAGCGCGGTGGGCACGACTACCGCAAGGTGTACGCGGCGTACAAGGCCGCGATGGAGCACCACGGTCAGCCCACGGTGATCCTCGCCCACACCATCAAGGGGTACGGCCTCGGCCCGGCGTTCGAGGGCCGCAACGCCACCCACCAGATGAAGAAGCTGACGCTCGACGACCTCAAGCTGTTCCGCGACGCCCAGCGCATCCCGATCAGCGACAAGGAACTGGAGCGCGACCCGAAGCTGCCGCCGTACTACCACCCCGGCGAGGACGCGCCGGAGATCCAGTACATGAAGGGCCGCAGGCAGGCCCTCGGCGGCTACCTGCCGGAGCGCCGGTCGAACGCCAAGCCGCTCGTGCTGCCGGGCGACAAGGTGTACGAGGCCATCCGCAAGGGCTCGGGCAAGCAGGACGTCGCCACCACGATGGCGTTCGTCCGGCTGGTGCGCGAGCTGGCGAAGGACCCGGAGATCGGACATCGGATCGTGCCGATCATCCCGGACGAGGCCCGCACCTTCGGCCTCGACTCGATGTTCCCGACGGCGAAGATCTACAACCCGCAGGGCCAGAACTACACGTCGGTGGACGCGCAGTTGATGCTGGCCTACAAGGAGTCCGAGCAGGGCCAGATCCTGCACGAGGGCATCAACGAGGCGGGTTCCACCGCGTCGTTCACCGCCGCGGGCACGTCGTACGCCACGCACGGCGAGCCGATGATCCCGATCTACATCTTCTACTCGATGTTCGGGTTCCAGCGCACCGGTGACGGGCTGTACGCGGCGGCCGACCAGATGGCACGCGGCTTCGTGCTGGGTGCGACGGCGGGCCGGACCACGCTGACCGGTGAGGGCCTGCAGCACGCGGACGGGCACTCGCACCTGCTGGCGACCACCAACCCCGGCGTGGTGGCCTACGACCCGGCGTGGTCGTTCGAGATCGCCCACATCGTGCGCGACGGGCTGCGCCGCATGTACGGCGAGACGGGGCCGGACGGCAACGGTGAGAACGTCATGTACTACCTCACCGTCTACAACGAGCCCTATCAGCAGCCCGCCGAGCCGGAGAACCTGGACGTGGAGGGCCTGCTCAAGGGCCTCTACCGCTACCGGACCGCTCCGGAGGGCGACGGCCCCAAGGCGCAGATCCTGGTCTCGGGCGTGCTGATGCCGGAGGCGTTGCGTGCTCAGGACCTCCTCGCCGAGGAGTGGGGCGTGCGGGCCGACGTGTGGTCGGCGACCTCCTGGTCGGAGCTGCGTCGGGAGGCCGTGGAGGTCGACCGCGACAACTTCCTGCACCCGGCCGACACCCCGCGGGTGCCGTACGTGACGCAGAAGTTGTCGGAAGCCGAGGGGCCGGTCGTGGCCGTGTCGGATTGGATGCGCGCGGTGCCGGACCTGATCCGGCCGTGGGTGCCCACCGACATGCTGACGCTGGGCACGGACGGGTTCGGGTTCTCCGACACTCGTCCCGCGGCGCGCCGCCACTTCCTCGTGGACGCGGAGTCGGTCGTGGTCGGTGTACTCACGATGCTCGCCCGCCGCGGGGAGATTCCGCGCGACCGAGTCGTGGAGGCGGCGCGGAAGTACCGGATCCACGACGTGATGGCCGCGGGCCCGCAGACGTCGGACTCCGGCGTGGCGTGA
- a CDS encoding DUF3052 domain-containing protein, whose protein sequence is MVAAGDAGQNSVAERLGIKPDMVVQELGWDEDVDEEVRAAIEAHIGGELLDEDADEVIDVVLLWWRDGDGDLGDALVDARVPLDENGVVWVLTPKTGQPGHVEPSEIAEAVPTVGMSQTSNLSIGDRWTATRLVPRSTSRR, encoded by the coding sequence GTGGTCGCCGCGGGAGACGCTGGCCAGAACAGCGTCGCCGAAAGGCTCGGGATCAAGCCGGACATGGTGGTCCAGGAGCTGGGCTGGGACGAGGACGTCGATGAGGAGGTCCGCGCCGCCATCGAGGCGCACATTGGTGGCGAGCTGCTCGACGAGGACGCCGACGAAGTCATCGACGTGGTGCTGCTCTGGTGGCGCGACGGCGACGGAGACCTCGGGGACGCGCTCGTGGACGCTCGGGTGCCGCTCGACGAGAACGGAGTCGTGTGGGTGCTGACGCCGAAGACCGGCCAGCCCGGTCACGTCGAGCCCAGTGAGATCGCCGAGGCGGTTCCCACGGTGGGGATGTCGCAGACCTCCAACCTCAGCATCGGCGATCGGTGGACCGCCACCAGGCTCGTGCCGAGATCGACGTCACGCCGCTGA
- a CDS encoding peroxiredoxin gives MAVEVGTEAPDFTLNDYNKQPVTLSSFRGDKPVLLVFYPFAFSGICQGELCQLRDEYDQYPGVQVLGVSVDTPFALKAWAEQQGYQFPLLSDFWPHGEVAKAYGVFNEQAGLALRGTFLIDTEGIVRFAEVNQPGEPRNQEAWKKAIADLG, from the coding sequence ATGGCCGTCGAGGTCGGTACGGAGGCTCCGGACTTCACGCTCAACGACTACAACAAGCAGCCGGTCACGTTGTCGTCGTTCCGAGGTGACAAGCCGGTGCTGCTCGTCTTCTACCCGTTCGCTTTCAGCGGCATCTGCCAGGGCGAGTTGTGCCAGCTCCGCGACGAGTACGACCAGTACCCCGGCGTCCAGGTGCTCGGTGTCTCGGTGGACACGCCCTTCGCCCTCAAGGCGTGGGCCGAGCAGCAGGGCTACCAGTTCCCGCTGTTGTCGGACTTCTGGCCGCACGGCGAGGTGGCGAAGGCGTACGGTGTGTTCAACGAGCAGGCCGGGTTGGCCCTGCGGGGTACCTTCCTGATCGACACCGAGGGTATTGTGCGGTTCGCCGAGGTGAACCAGCCGGGTGAGCCGCGAAACCAGGAGGCGTGGAAGAAGGCGATCGCCGACCTCGGCTGA